A single region of the Pyricularia oryzae 70-15 chromosome 4, whole genome shotgun sequence genome encodes:
- a CDS encoding F-box domain-containing protein: MMETQQITPPTSLSDLPNELLSHTLRFLDSPPLSEGRLQDVTPPDAEQDQVESRALKTCSLVNRRWRAAVLPLLFRHVQWRIARDALLGLEDDGDLVASIPTLEFICSHNLQYHVRTFSMTVEDNVASADAAESSQEQPRGSSSDSAEWTTYNQDYNWLWDAVFELVNPLRFTIITSPRMLALLFARSIYVGDSWSFGPQLHILSLSRESSQAKPGSSSESTAVSSGSTHPAPGPMSAPYPSISPKTVLKHIPCTLFTARPWTKLLLNEGLSVRVYTSYEFFLKRPPSILGALLGCERYPNDQPLLPRSVTDLSYVAGFPLSTHVGTLVRNVPVLDRLFVQLVPREDRYDVLGDSTLMRNVDPADLWTERNSAYQLIIGAILGGQWGENWNSLRVFESGDSADREAWELATQYVEMSGTDWRVAGDGIFVKRDRGEEDEDGDDDKAYNEDDGDPYPYDDDDEEDDEVGSFANSPFMMGQLIRLSFNGTSDLPV; the protein is encoded by the exons ATGATGGAGACGCAGCAAATTACCCCACCGACGTCCTTGTCGGACCTTCCGAATGAACTTCTCTCTCACACCCTACGATTCCTCGACTCTCCCCCACTTTCCGAGGGCCGTCTTCAGGATGTGACACCGCCGGACGCTGAACAGGACCAGGTGGAAAGTCGGGCGCTCAAGACCTGCTCGCTGGTCAACAGACGCTGGCGCGCCGCCGTTCTCCCCTTGTTGTTTCGCCACGTTCAATGGCGCATCGCCCGCGACGcactcctcggcctcgaagACGATGGCGACCTAGTGGCTTCCATTCCTACACTCGAATTCATCTGCTCCCATAATCTCCAATACCATGTCCGGACTTTCTCGATGACGGTGGAAGACAATGTGGCGTCCGCAGATGCAGCAGAGAGTTCTCAAGAGCAGCCGCGCGGGAGTAGCAGCGATTCGGCCGAGTGGACTACATACAACCAAGACTACAACTGGCTGTGGGACGCCGTGTTTGAGCTGGTGAACCCGCTTCGCTTCACCATAATCACTTCCCCGCGAATGCTGGCACTCCTGTTTGCCCGATCGATATATGTCGGCGATTCATGGAGCTTCGGCCCTCAGTTGCACATCCTATCCCTGTCTCGAGAAAGCAGTCAAGCCAAGCCTGGATCATCGTCGGAATCTACAGCCGTGTCAAGCGGCAGTACACACCCCGCTCCAGGGCCAATGTCTGCGCCCTACCCGAGTATATCTCCAAAGACCGTCCTCAAGCACATTCCCTGCACACTCTTCACCGCCCGCCCTTGGACCAAACTTCTTTTGAACGAGGGACTCTCGGTGCGCGTCTACACCTCGTACGAGTTCTTCCTCAAGCGTCCACCCTCCATCCTTGGCGCGCTGCTCGGATGCGAGAGGTACCCTAACGATCAGCCCCTCCTCCCGCGATCGGTGACGGACCTGTCGTACGTGGCGGGCTTCCCTCTGTCGACTCACGTGGGGACGCTGGTGCGGAACGTACCGGTGCTCGATCGGCTGTTTGTGCAGCTCGTGCCACGCGAGGACCGGTACGACGTGCTAGGCGACTCGACACTGATGCGCAACGTCGACCCGGCAGACCTCTGGACGGAGCGCAACAGCGCCTACCAGCTCATCATTGGTGCCATACTAGGCGGGCAGTGGGGCGAGAACTGGAACTCGCTCCGCGTGTTTGAGAGCGGGGACAGCGCGGACCGGGAGGCGTGGGAGTTGGCGACGCAGTACGTCGAGATGTCGGGGACGGATTGGCGGGTCGCGGGAGATGGGATCTTTGTGAAGAGGGATAGGGGAGAAGAGGATGAGGATGGTGATGACGACAAGGCATACAACGAAGACGACGGGGATCCATACCCttatgatgacgatgacgaagaagacgacgaggtcgGTTCCTTTGCAAACTCGCCCTTCAT GATGGGGCAGCTGATACGACTTTCTTTCAATGGCACTTCAGACTTGCCTGTTTGA
- a CDS encoding F-box domain-containing protein, variant, with translation MMETQQITPPTSLSDLPNELLSHTLRFLDSPPLSEGRLQDVTPPDAEQDQVESRALKTCSLVNRRWRAAVLPLLFRHVQWRIARDALLGLEDDGDLVASIPTLEFICSHNLQYHVRTFSMTVEDNVASADAAESSQEQPRGSSSDSAEWTTYNQDYNWLWDAVFELVNPLRFTIITSPRMLALLFARSIYVGDSWSFGPQLHILSLSRESSQAKPGSSSESTAVSSGSTHPAPGPMSAPYPSISPKTVLKHIPCTLFTARPWTKLLLNEGLSVRVYTSYEFFLKRPPSILGALLGCERYPNDQPLLPRSVTDLSYVAGFPLSTHVGTLVRNVPVLDRLFVQLVPREDRYDVLGDSTLMRNVDPADLWTERNSAYQLIIGAILGGQWGENWNSLRVFESGDSADREAWELATQYVEMSGTDWRVAGDGIFVKRDRGEEDEDGDDDKAYNEDDGDPYPYDDDDEEDDEVGSFANSPFMSVIPSAPFQ, from the coding sequence ATGATGGAGACGCAGCAAATTACCCCACCGACGTCCTTGTCGGACCTTCCGAATGAACTTCTCTCTCACACCCTACGATTCCTCGACTCTCCCCCACTTTCCGAGGGCCGTCTTCAGGATGTGACACCGCCGGACGCTGAACAGGACCAGGTGGAAAGTCGGGCGCTCAAGACCTGCTCGCTGGTCAACAGACGCTGGCGCGCCGCCGTTCTCCCCTTGTTGTTTCGCCACGTTCAATGGCGCATCGCCCGCGACGcactcctcggcctcgaagACGATGGCGACCTAGTGGCTTCCATTCCTACACTCGAATTCATCTGCTCCCATAATCTCCAATACCATGTCCGGACTTTCTCGATGACGGTGGAAGACAATGTGGCGTCCGCAGATGCAGCAGAGAGTTCTCAAGAGCAGCCGCGCGGGAGTAGCAGCGATTCGGCCGAGTGGACTACATACAACCAAGACTACAACTGGCTGTGGGACGCCGTGTTTGAGCTGGTGAACCCGCTTCGCTTCACCATAATCACTTCCCCGCGAATGCTGGCACTCCTGTTTGCCCGATCGATATATGTCGGCGATTCATGGAGCTTCGGCCCTCAGTTGCACATCCTATCCCTGTCTCGAGAAAGCAGTCAAGCCAAGCCTGGATCATCGTCGGAATCTACAGCCGTGTCAAGCGGCAGTACACACCCCGCTCCAGGGCCAATGTCTGCGCCCTACCCGAGTATATCTCCAAAGACCGTCCTCAAGCACATTCCCTGCACACTCTTCACCGCCCGCCCTTGGACCAAACTTCTTTTGAACGAGGGACTCTCGGTGCGCGTCTACACCTCGTACGAGTTCTTCCTCAAGCGTCCACCCTCCATCCTTGGCGCGCTGCTCGGATGCGAGAGGTACCCTAACGATCAGCCCCTCCTCCCGCGATCGGTGACGGACCTGTCGTACGTGGCGGGCTTCCCTCTGTCGACTCACGTGGGGACGCTGGTGCGGAACGTACCGGTGCTCGATCGGCTGTTTGTGCAGCTCGTGCCACGCGAGGACCGGTACGACGTGCTAGGCGACTCGACACTGATGCGCAACGTCGACCCGGCAGACCTCTGGACGGAGCGCAACAGCGCCTACCAGCTCATCATTGGTGCCATACTAGGCGGGCAGTGGGGCGAGAACTGGAACTCGCTCCGCGTGTTTGAGAGCGGGGACAGCGCGGACCGGGAGGCGTGGGAGTTGGCGACGCAGTACGTCGAGATGTCGGGGACGGATTGGCGGGTCGCGGGAGATGGGATCTTTGTGAAGAGGGATAGGGGAGAAGAGGATGAGGATGGTGATGACGACAAGGCATACAACGAAGACGACGGGGATCCATACCCttatgatgacgatgacgaagaagacgacgaggtcgGTTCCTTTGCAAACTCGCCCTTCATGTCAGTTATCCCCTCGGCCCCATTCCAATAG